Part of the Haloarcula laminariae genome is shown below.
CGAACTGTCGGGCGATGTCGCGGCGCACGGCCGGCGGGCTGTCGGTGAACGCGGCATGGAGGTCCGTTCCCGACCGGAACTCGGTGACTGCGTAGGCCTGTTCGTCGACCGTTCCGGCCGCCAGCACCGCCGGCACCGGGACGTCCGTCCGGGCGCGGACCGCCCTGGTGAGGGCCGCCTCGGTCCGGACCGCTTCGATGGTCTCCGAACACTGGACGACAAGCGGGGGGTGTCCGTCGAACCGGACCACGGCAGTCGGCCGGGTGCCGGCCGCCACGTGGTCTACTCCGACGACCGTCCGCTGGGGGTAGTGGCGGTCGACGATAGCGGTGGTCAGCGAGCGGTTCATCGGGCCCGTCTCACTGGAGTATCGCGGGGAGGTCGGCGAGCGATTCGAGGACGTACTCGGGGTCGTAGGGCTCGGGTCCGTCGCTGTCGTCGAGATACGCCGCGGCCAGCCCGGCGTTGTGGGCGCCGGCCACGTCGTAGCCCAGCGAGTTGCCGACGTACAGGGCACATTCGCCGCTGCCTTCGAGGGCCGACAGCGTTTCCTCGAAGGGCGCGGCGTGGGGCTTCCGGCGGGGCATATCGCCGGCGTAGACGACGGCGTCGACCCGGTCGGCCAGCCCGGTGGCATCGACCTTGTCGGCCTGTCGGGACTGGGGCCCGTTGGTGAGGATAGCGGTCGGCGCGGTCTCTCGGGCGGCCGACAGCGCCCGTTCGGTGCCCGGGCGAAGGGCCACCTGCGCGTTGTCGACGCCGTCGACGAACGCCGAGGCGAGCCCGATTGCGTCGACCCGACGGTCGTGCTGGGCGGCGAGTCGGGCGAAGCCGGCGCCGAGATACCCCACCTCGTCGGCGGGGTCCGGCGGACCGTCGAGCGCTGCCCACAGCTCCGCCGGGGCGCCGAACGGTTCGACGCCGACCCGCTCGAATGCCCGCTCGTACAGCGCTGCGGTGTCCTGTGTTCGCTCGACCAGCGTCCCGTCGAGATCGAAGAGAACGGCGTCAAACGTCACGATACGGTACTGTCGGACCGAACGGCAAAACCCCTTGTGCCCGGTTCGCCCGGCCGCTCACGGTCGGACCGCTGGGCCACAGCGGTACCCCGGTCCGGACGGCCTGTAGCGGTTCGAGGGGCCGATTACCGGGCGACGACGGCCGTGGAGAGGTACCTTTTTTCCGGTCCCTCCCACAGGGTACTGACAGATGCACGGGGCCCACTGTCTCACCATCGCCGGCGGCAAGGGTGGCTGTGGCAAGACCACGGCGGCGGTAAACACCGCGTACGCGCTCGACGCCGCCGGGTTCGAGGTCGTGGTCGTCGACACGGACCTGGCGATGCCGAATCTGCATACGGTGCTCGGTACGAGCCACGAACCGACGATACACGACGTGCTGGCCGATATCCACCCCCTCGAAGCCGCTATCGACACGAGCGACGACGTCGCAGCGGTGTACGGTGACCCCTCGCTGGACCGCTACACGGACGCCGACCCCGCCGGGCTCAAGACGGTGTGTGACCGCCTCGGGACCGCCTTCGACGTCGTCGTCCTCGATACGGGCGCGGGCGTCACCCACGCGACGATGGTCCCCTGCGGACTGGCCGACGACGTCGTCCTCGTGACGACGGCCAAGGAACACGGCGTGGCCGACACCTCCCGGACCAAGGAGATGGCCGAACGCGTCGACAGCCACGTTCCCGGCGTCGTCGTCACCCGCGCGGACGGCGAGACGGGCCGGGACATCGCCGAGCGCCTCGAAACCGAGTTGCTCGCGGCTGTCCCCGACGAGCCCGACGTGTTCGGGACCGAACCGGTCGTCAGGCGCGCCCCCGACTCCGCCGGCGCCGCCGCCTACGGTCGCGTGGCCGACGCGCTCGCCATCGATTGACGGCCGGACGGCGCGAGCGGTCACCGCGGCGATGCAAACGCCTTACTGACGGTCAACCGTACTGTCCGCCCATGGACGACGACGTCGTCCTCCCGTTCGACGGCAGCGACGGTCGTCACGGTCGGGGAGCCAGCGTAGCGCTCCCGGCCCACAAACCCTTTTGAGTGCCCCTCTCGAAGCCTCCACCGATGTCTCTCGAAGATCATGTCGAGGAACTCGCCTCCGACCTCGACGTAGACAAAGAGGAGGTCAGACGCGACCTGGAGAACCTGGTGAACTACTCGGTGCCGATGGACGAGGCCAAGCAGAGCCTCCGCCGGAAATACGGCGACGGCGGCGGCAGTTCGGGGCCGTCGAGCAAGGCCATCGGCGAGGTGACCACCGACGACTCGAACGTGACGGTCACCGCGGTCGTGCTCACGTCCGGCCGTCGGTCCATCCAGTACAACGGCGACCAGCACGTCATCCGCGAGGGCGAACTCGCCGACGGGTCGGGGACCATCTCCTACACGGCCTGGGACGGCTTCGACGGCGACCTCGAACCCGGCCAGACCGTGCAGTTCGGCAACGCCGGGGTCCGTGAGTGGGACGGCAAGCCCGAGCTC
Proteins encoded:
- a CDS encoding HAD family hydrolase, with the protein product MVTFDAVLFDLDGTLVERTQDTAALYERAFERVGVEPFGAPAELWAALDGPPDPADEVGYLGAGFARLAAQHDRRVDAIGLASAFVDGVDNAQVALRPGTERALSAARETAPTAILTNGPQSRQADKVDATGLADRVDAVVYAGDMPRRKPHAAPFEETLSALEGSGECALYVGNSLGYDVAGAHNAGLAAAYLDDSDGPEPYDPEYVLESLADLPAILQ
- a CDS encoding MinD/ParA family ATP-binding protein → MHGAHCLTIAGGKGGCGKTTAAVNTAYALDAAGFEVVVVDTDLAMPNLHTVLGTSHEPTIHDVLADIHPLEAAIDTSDDVAAVYGDPSLDRYTDADPAGLKTVCDRLGTAFDVVVLDTGAGVTHATMVPCGLADDVVLVTTAKEHGVADTSRTKEMAERVDSHVPGVVVTRADGETGRDIAERLETELLAAVPDEPDVFGTEPVVRRAPDSAGAAAYGRVADALAID